The following DNA comes from Allobranchiibius huperziae.
ACGGCCCGGCCGTGACCGGTGCCAGACCGGGCACGATGATCACCCGGGTGTTCCAGCGATGCCCCAGGGTCGTGATGCACCACCAGCGCAGGCCCTGGGAGGCCAGCAGCACCAGCACCATGAGCACGGCGAACCAGGCGTCGACGTGCGGACGTCGCACCCACACCTCGATGAGCGCGCCGGCCAGCAGACCGGTGTGCAGCACGACCATCGGCGGATAGTGCCGCGCACCGAACTCGCGTCCGTCACGGGCCATCGACCAGGCCTCGTTGCGCTTGGACACCACGAGCTCGGCCACGCGCTCCAAGCCGACGAGCAGCACCAGGACGGTGTAGGCGATCTCGCTGCTCATGCCGCGATCTCCGGCGCCTGCAGCAGCACCAGCTCGGAGCAGAACCCCGGGCCCATCGCGATCATCAGCCCGTAGCTGCCCGGCTCCGGCGGACGGTCGGCGAGCGTGTCGGTCAGCACGTGCAACACCGAGACCGACGACATGTTGCCGACTCGCGACAGCGAATCCCAGGTGACGGCAAGCGCATCCGCGGACACACCCAGCGTGTCCTGCATGGCTTCGAGCACCTTCGGTCCGCCGGGGTGCGCGACGTACCAGCCGATGTCGGCGCGGGTCAGGCCGTGGTCGGCGACGAACGCGTCGACGTCGTCGCCGAGATAGGTGCGCACCACGTCGGGCACGGCCGCGTCGAGCACGATGCGCAGCCCGGAGCTGGTGACGTCGAAGCCCATGGTGCGCTCGGAGTCGGGGTAGAGATGGCTGCGGGTGGCGAGGATGCGCGGCTGCACGGGCTCGCGGGTGATCCGGTCGGCGAGCGATGCGGCGCGGTGGGTGCCGGCCGCGACCACGGCGCCCGCGCCGTCACCGAAGAGGCCGCTGGCGACCAGGTTCGGCAGCGACCGGTCGGTGCGCTGCAGCGTCAGCGAGCACAGCTCGACGGCCACGAGGACCCCGACGGCGTCCGGCCGTCCGCGCAGGTAGTCGTCCAGCCGCGCCACGCCCGCGGCCCCGGCCACGCAGCCCAGGCCGACCAGCGGCACCCGCACGACGTCCGGGCGCAGCCCGATGGTCGCCGCGATCCGGGCGTCCAGCGAGGGCACCGCCAGCCCGGTGACCGTCGCGGAGATGATCACGTCGACGTCGCTGGGCTCGAGACCCGCAGCCTTCAACGCGTCGAGCACGGCCTGCGACCCCAGCTCGACGGCGACCCGGATGAAGGTGTCGTTGGCCGCGCCGAAGTCCGCCAGCCCGGCGTACTCCTCCAACGGGACGGCCGTATGCCGATACGCGACACCGGCATTGCCGTGGAAGCGGCGCACGAGACGCTCGTCGGTGCCCGGCACCATCGACTCCAGGAACGTGTCGGTGATGTGCTGCTGGGGGTAGCGGTGGGGTGGCAGCGCACCCCGTGAGCTCAGTATCTGCACCGTCATCCGATGTGCTCCGTCCGCTGGGTGGCCGTTCCGAGGAGGTGGCGAGCAAGGCGCCGCAGGACCACCGGGGTGATCCTGCCGTTCGCCAGTCCGAGGTCGACGAGGTCGTCGAAGACGCGTTGATCCGACTGCGCGGCCCGGACCCCGGCGTCCAGCAGTCGACCGCTACGACACAGTCTCGCGGCCAGGGCGCTGTGCCGCAGGTGCGGTCCCAGCTCGGTCCGCACGCGGCGGGTGTAGTCGCGGCCGAAGAGGTGCAGGTCACCGGTGTCGAGGGCCGCCGCGGCGGCGCGACCGGCGAGCAGACCGGTCAGCACGGCGTAGTAGATGCCTTCTCCGGTCATCGGATTCACCATCCCGGCGGCGTCGCCTGTCAGGGCCACCCGGCCGCTGGCGACCCGGGCGCCCCACCCCGACAACGGCAGGTGGGCGCCCTTCCACTGCGTGCCGTCCGCGGTCGAGCCGGGCAACAACTGCTCGATCTGCGCGAGCAGTTGCGGCCGCGAGAGCCGCGGCGCACCGGGTGCCTGCACCTCGCCGTACCCGACGTTCGCGAGGCCGTCGCCGCGGTCGAAGGACCACGCGTACGACGGCTGGCGCGAGGTGCCGAAGACCATCGCCTGGGTGCCGACGCGGCGGTCGGTGGTCGGCGCGTAGCCCCGCAGCGCGAACGCCGTCGGCCCCGGCGGCAGCCCGATCGCCCGGCGGACGACGGAGTGCGCGCCGTCGGCGCCGACCGCGAGCGGCGCACTGAAGCGGTCGTCGACCCGCACGTCGTCGGCGCCGACCGTCACCTGGGACACGCGGTGCGTGTGCGGTTGCGCACCGGCGCGCACGGCGGCCTGGTGCAGCCGTTCGTCGAAGACGGCCCGCGGAATCACCCAGGTGGACCGGACCATCGTGCGCTCGACGACCCGCTCCCCGCGTCGCATGGACAGGCGGTCGACCGGGGCCCAACCGTCGGCGACCCCGGGCACGCCGGCGTCCGTCAGAAGGTCGAACACCTCGGGTGCGATCCCGTCTCCGCAGGTCTTGTCGCGCGGGAAGTCGGCCCGGTCGAGCAGGGCGACGGACATCCCGGGTCTGGCCTGCAGCGCACCGAGCGCGACCGCCGCGCCGGCAGGACCGCCGCCCACGACGACCAGGTCGTGGCTGGTCATCGGGCGCCCGACACCAGCAGGCCGGCGTCGATCAGGGCGATGGCGACCGCGGCCCGGAACGGAGTACGGCCGGTCCCTCGCAACGCCACTGCGCCGAGGGCGCCGTTGGCGGCAAGTGCCGACCACGCGACGGGAGAGGGAGTTGCGTTGGGGCCCAGCACGATCGCCACCGAGGCGAGACCGAGCAGGCCGGTCGCCAGCTGTCGTCCGCGCTCCGCGCCCAGCCGGTGCGGCAGACCGTGGACACCGGTGGCGTCGTCCTGCGCGAGATCCGGCAGGGCGTTGAGGATGTGAGCGCACACCCCGAGAGCAGCTGCCGGCGCCGTGATCCATGCGGGCGAGCGACGCCGGTCGCCACCGGCCTGACTCACCACGGAGGGCAGCGCTCCGAACGCGACGGCGTACGGCGCCCACGACCAGGCGGTGCTCTTCAGCCCCAGGTTGTAGGCATGGGCCGGGCCGACCCCGAGCGCGAGATGGGTCAGGGCACTGCGTCGGCCGAGGCTCGCTGAGGCGGCGACGCATCCGAGGAGGGCGGTCGCCAACGCTCCTGCGACCACGGGCGCCCCGACCTCGCCGGTCGCCAGTGGTTTGTCGGCGCGCGCGACGGCGCGGTCACGTGCGGCGTCGACCAGGTCGTTGCCCCAGCCGATCGACAGCTGGCCCAGGAAGACGGCCGCGGTGCTCGCGGCGATCTCGCGCGGACGCAGCCGGGCCGATGAGCCGAGCAGCGCGGTCAGGGTGGTGACGGCGAGGCCGGGTCCGAGGTGGGCGGCACGCAGCAGGGGCAGCACAGTGTCTGGGGGTGTGACCCGAGACCGAACCGCCATCTGTGCGTCCTTCCTGTCCGCAGGTGTTCACAGTAAGCCGCGAGCCCCCGGCATCTCGCACGGCCGCCCGACTCCCGGCATCGGTCGTCTCGCCGACGGCCTGCAGATGCAGTACCCGCCCCGTGCTTCGCATAACGGACCGGGGACCTGCTTTGTCCCGCGGCGGTCAGCCCGCCGCGTCGATGAGGTCGTCCCTCGCCTGCTCGCCGGCCTCGGCGTCACGGACCAGCTCGGCGTACCGTCCGCCCTCGGCGAGCAGCTCCTCGTGCCTGCCGCGCTGCACGATCCGGCCGTGGTCCAGCACCACGATCTGGTCCGCGTGCCGCACGGTCGACAGCCGGTGGGCGATTGTCAGGGTCGTCCGTCCGACGCTCAGCTCGTCGAGAGCCTCCTGCACGGCTCGTTCGGTCGTGTTGTCCAAGGCGCTCGTGGCCTCGTCGAGCACCAGGATCGGCGGATTGCGAAGGATGGTGCGTGCCAGCGCGATCCGCTGTTTCTCTCCGCCGGAGAAGCGGTATCCCCGAGCGCCCACCACCGTGTCGTACCCGTCGGGAAGTGCTGCGATCAGCTCGTGCACCTGCGCGGCCCGGGCCGCCCGGACGAGGTCGGCGTCGGTGGCGTCGGGCTTGGCGTAGCGCAGGTTGTCCGCGATCGAGGCATGCAACAGATAGGTGTCCTGCGAGACCACACCGACGGCGGAGGCGACGGCCGCGAGCGGCAGATCGCGTACGTCGTACCCGTCGATGAGCACGCGCCCGACGCTCGGGTCGTAGAGGCGCGAGACGAGCGCGGCAAGCGTGGACTTGCCGGAGCCGGTGCTGCCGACGACGGCCACTCGCGCACCGGCGGGCAACTGCAGGTCGATTTCCTGCAGTGCATCCTCGGACGAGCCGGGGTAACGGAAGCCGACCCCCTCGAACCGCACCTCGCCGCTCAGGGTCGACGCATGCATCGCGGCCGGCACGACCGGGTCGTCGATCTCGACGGGCGCGTCGAGGAACTCGAAGACCCTGCTGAAGAGCGCCATCGAGGTGGTGACCTGGATGCCCACGTTGAGCACACCCATCACCGGGCGGAAGAGCGAGGTCTGCAGCGCGGTGAAGGCGACGAGCGTGCCGATCGTCATCCCGCGGCCGGTGGCCGGCAGACCCGCGGCCAGATAGATGAACGCCGGGATCGCGGAGAAGATCAGTGCCATCGAGCCCATCCGCCAGCGGCCGGCCATCTGGGACTGCAGCTCCTGCTCGGTCAGCTCCTGCGAGATCTGGGTGAACCGTCGCGACAGCATCGGGCCGGAGCCCAGGGTCTTGGCCAGCTGTACGCCGGAGATCGACAGCGACTCCTCGATCTGGGTCTGCATGTCGGCCAGTGAGCGCTGCGCGCGGGTCTGGATCGACCGGCGCAGCCGGGCGACGCGGCGGGTCAGGTAGATCGCCGGGGGCAGGATCACCAGGCTGATCAGGGACAGGCGCCACGACAGGGCGACCATCGCGACGGCGACACCGACGGTGGTCGTGACGTTGGTGGCGATCGAGGTGGCGGTATCGGTGACGACCGACTGCATCGCGTTGACGTCGTTGGTGATCCGCGACTGCAGCTCCCCACCGCGGGTGCGGGTGAAGAAGCCCAGCGGCAGCCGTTGCAGGTGGGTGAAGAGCCGGGTCCGCAGGGTGTGCATCACCTGCTGGCCGATACGAGTGGACACGTACGTCTGCACCACCCCGAGCAGCTGGGTCACCGCGGTGATCCCCAGCATCGCCCCGACGAGCAGGACGAGCAGCCGCACGTTCTGCTGCGGGATCGCAGTGTCGATCAGGGCGCGCAGGATGAACGGCCCGGCCAGTCCGAGCAGCGCGCTGATCACGATGATCGAGGTGACGCCGAGCAGGGGACGGCGGTACGGCGCGAAGAGGCCGAGCACCCTGCGGGCGCCGACCGGGTAGTCCTGCAACTGCGCGGTGTCGGCGGCGCTGACCTGCAGGGACGCGCGCTGGCCGGGTCCGGGGCGACCGGTCATGCCGGTGCGGGTACGAGCTGTGGTGGGTGTCGTCATACGACCCTCCTTCCGATGGGGAGGCGACTCGTCCTATTGCTGAGGTTACCTCACAATGAAGTAACAACAGCATTCGGCGTAGCATTCCCGGATGACGACGGACGCGGCGGGACTCGGGGAACTGGTGCTGCGCACCGCCCGCGTGCTGCGACGGGCGCACAGGGAGGCGCTCGGTCCGTACGGTCTCTCACCCCACCAGTCCCGCGCGATGGGCGTCATCGTGCGGTCGGGCACGGAGGACGGCGAGGGCCTGCGCCTGTCCGACCTGGCGGCACAACTCGGCATCGCGCCTCGGTCGGCGACCGACGTGGTGGATGCCCTGGAGGAGCACGGCCTCGTCGAACGCAGCCCGAGCGCGCAGGACCGCCGTGCCGTCGACATCCGCCTCACGCCCGCCGGCAGGGCCTTGCGCCGCACGCTCGACCGCGCCCGCACGACGGTCAGCGACGAGCACTTCGCGTCGCTGACGGCGCCGGAGCGCGCCACTCTGGCCCGGTTGCTGCAGGCCGCGCTCGACGACACCGCCCGGCGCGACGCGGACGCCTGACGGCCCGTCGTACGGCGGATCGACCCCACCTGCGGGATGACGCCGAGCGTGTCGCGCTGTTCAGCCCCCACCACGCCACCGGGAGCCCTACGATCTGGCTCACGCCGGCGCTCACAGGGGGCGAAGCCGACAAGAGAGCCGAGTCACCCATGATCCGTCGCATCGCCATCGCCACCGTTCCAGCCATCGCGGCGCTGGGTGTCTCCCTCGCCGCTCCTGCGGGCGCTGCCGGGGCGCGTCCTTCCGTGCCGAGTCCTTCGGTCCGGTCACACCTGCACAGCCACAAGGCGTCCGGTCAATCCCCGTACGGCACCTGCCGCCTCGTCGTCCCCGCCACCGCGCGCGTCGTGCGGCCGGGTACCGCGGTGCCCGTCCGGGTCACCGGCGGGTGCGCCCTGCACGCCGACTCCAGCACGCTTGCAGGCTGGTATGTCGGCGCGTCCGACAACCCGAGCGACTACATCTTCTTCGACTTCTCCAACCGGGCCACCTGGGAGCTGTACTCCTTCACGCCGCTCGGCACTCGCACCTGGCGGGGCGACGGGGCCCTCGACGCCGACGCCGCGTCCGCGCCCGGCGAGGGGTCCGACCCGACCTCGGGGGGCAGCTCCGGCGACGACGCGGGCTACGCGCAGAACGCTCCCCGTACGACGGTCAAGGTCGGGTCCTGGGCCGGGCTGTCGACGAGCCGCAAGGGCAACACGGTGACGCTGCGCACCCGAGTGATCCGCTACTCCACCGGCCGCGACGAGAACATCCCCTGGGCCGGCCAGGTCGGCGTCATCCAGTACCGCGCGTCCGGTGCGACGAAGTGGACCGCGTTGAAGAATGTCCGGAGCAACGCGGCCGGCGTCGCGTCGTACTCCTACGCCTCGTCGGCCCCCCGCGACTATCGCGTGGTGTACGGCGAGGCGCAGTACGTGTGGGGCACCACCAGTCCCACCTCGCACCGGTGACGACCATCTCGGTCGTCCACAGCCGTCACCCGGGCCCCGCGGCCCACTACCCAGGAGGAACACATCGATGAAGAAGGCATGGGGAGCGGCCCTCGCCGTCGTGGCGGCCGGCAGTGCGCTCACCGGGTGGGGAGGCTCACCGGTCCGTGCGTCGGCGGCCACCGAGAAGAACTCGGTCTACTACCACGGCACGACCCGAGAGGCTCAGTTCACCAGCCGCGCCACCTGTGACGCGCACGCCCGGGCCGAAGTGAAGCTCGTGCAGGCCCACCCATCGCAGGCCGTGGTGATCCCCGCGGCGTCCGCACCCGGCGTCACCGGGCCGGAGCTGCGCACGTCGTGCTATCCCGTTGCCTCCGGACACTGGTCCTACCTCATCGCCTACTTCGCCAAGAACGGGGTGCCGCTCTCGAAGTACGACCACTATGTGAACCTCGACAACCGCTTCGACCCCGGCTTCCCGCAGGACGACGAACGCGTCTACCTCTACGA
Coding sequences within:
- a CDS encoding isoprenylcysteine carboxyl methyltransferase family protein, with amino-acid sequence MSSEIAYTVLVLLVGLERVAELVVSKRNEAWSMARDGREFGARHYPPMVVLHTGLLAGALIEVWVRRPHVDAWFAVLMVLVLLASQGLRWWCITTLGHRWNTRVIIVPGLAPVTAGPYRFFTHPNYVAVVAEGIALPLVHAAWITAVAFTVLNAWLLTVRIRCENAALAQLPSPASVPVTSP
- a CDS encoding type III polyketide synthase, which codes for MTVQILSSRGALPPHRYPQQHITDTFLESMVPGTDERLVRRFHGNAGVAYRHTAVPLEEYAGLADFGAANDTFIRVAVELGSQAVLDALKAAGLEPSDVDVIISATVTGLAVPSLDARIAATIGLRPDVVRVPLVGLGCVAGAAGVARLDDYLRGRPDAVGVLVAVELCSLTLQRTDRSLPNLVASGLFGDGAGAVVAAGTHRAASLADRITREPVQPRILATRSHLYPDSERTMGFDVTSSGLRIVLDAAVPDVVRTYLGDDVDAFVADHGLTRADIGWYVAHPGGPKVLEAMQDTLGVSADALAVTWDSLSRVGNMSSVSVLHVLTDTLADRPPEPGSYGLMIAMGPGFCSELVLLQAPEIAA
- a CDS encoding NAD(P)/FAD-dependent oxidoreductase: MTSHDLVVVGGGPAGAAVALGALQARPGMSVALLDRADFPRDKTCGDGIAPEVFDLLTDAGVPGVADGWAPVDRLSMRRGERVVERTMVRSTWVIPRAVFDERLHQAAVRAGAQPHTHRVSQVTVGADDVRVDDRFSAPLAVGADGAHSVVRRAIGLPPGPTAFALRGYAPTTDRRVGTQAMVFGTSRQPSYAWSFDRGDGLANVGYGEVQAPGAPRLSRPQLLAQIEQLLPGSTADGTQWKGAHLPLSGWGARVASGRVALTGDAAGMVNPMTGEGIYYAVLTGLLAGRAAAAALDTGDLHLFGRDYTRRVRTELGPHLRHSALAARLCRSGRLLDAGVRAAQSDQRVFDDLVDLGLANGRITPVVLRRLARHLLGTATQRTEHIG
- a CDS encoding UbiA family prenyltransferase; the protein is MAVRSRVTPPDTVLPLLRAAHLGPGLAVTTLTALLGSSARLRPREIAASTAAVFLGQLSIGWGNDLVDAARDRAVARADKPLATGEVGAPVVAGALATALLGCVAASASLGRRSALTHLALGVGPAHAYNLGLKSTAWSWAPYAVAFGALPSVVSQAGGDRRRSPAWITAPAAALGVCAHILNALPDLAQDDATGVHGLPHRLGAERGRQLATGLLGLASVAIVLGPNATPSPVAWSALAANGALGAVALRGTGRTPFRAAVAIALIDAGLLVSGAR
- a CDS encoding ABC transporter ATP-binding protein, which codes for MTTPTTARTRTGMTGRPGPGQRASLQVSAADTAQLQDYPVGARRVLGLFAPYRRPLLGVTSIIVISALLGLAGPFILRALIDTAIPQQNVRLLVLLVGAMLGITAVTQLLGVVQTYVSTRIGQQVMHTLRTRLFTHLQRLPLGFFTRTRGGELQSRITNDVNAMQSVVTDTATSIATNVTTTVGVAVAMVALSWRLSLISLVILPPAIYLTRRVARLRRSIQTRAQRSLADMQTQIEESLSISGVQLAKTLGSGPMLSRRFTQISQELTEQELQSQMAGRWRMGSMALIFSAIPAFIYLAAGLPATGRGMTIGTLVAFTALQTSLFRPVMGVLNVGIQVTTSMALFSRVFEFLDAPVEIDDPVVPAAMHASTLSGEVRFEGVGFRYPGSSEDALQEIDLQLPAGARVAVVGSTGSGKSTLAALVSRLYDPSVGRVLIDGYDVRDLPLAAVASAVGVVSQDTYLLHASIADNLRYAKPDATDADLVRAARAAQVHELIAALPDGYDTVVGARGYRFSGGEKQRIALARTILRNPPILVLDEATSALDNTTERAVQEALDELSVGRTTLTIAHRLSTVRHADQIVVLDHGRIVQRGRHEELLAEGGRYAELVRDAEAGEQARDDLIDAAG
- a CDS encoding MarR family winged helix-turn-helix transcriptional regulator — encoded protein: MTTDAAGLGELVLRTARVLRRAHREALGPYGLSPHQSRAMGVIVRSGTEDGEGLRLSDLAAQLGIAPRSATDVVDALEEHGLVERSPSAQDRRAVDIRLTPAGRALRRTLDRARTTVSDEHFASLTAPERATLARLLQAALDDTARRDADA